The following proteins come from a genomic window of Miscanthus floridulus cultivar M001 chromosome 2, ASM1932011v1, whole genome shotgun sequence:
- the LOC136536411 gene encoding actin-binding protein wsp1-like, translating to MRDTIALFEQELARHNGQTTMPGFSLLIGPPPRFWPTCRSRPSAPASRPQQRASRASPPRLGPAQPRAVPLLAARPRADRGRDIPPRGDHVPASPAARQPRPDTAPTRLPSPAGARALAHSRSRFLSSPPEPRARALPLAAPAAPPASNSRTTTPFLDSSRPQLRLALLQAALELAPPSEHRSSPPASRHRRPWRRRARPPWKPSSFSSPASPSYPTVLAFSSHIPCAHRFALPWPEMAAGRWPSRAAAPARTPARHSASAC from the exons ATGAGGGACACGATCGCGCTCTTTGAGCAAGAGCTGGCCAGGCACAATGGCCAAACAACGATGCCAG GTTTTTCCCTCCTTatcgggccgccgcctcgtttctggcccacctgccgaagccggcccagcgcgccagcaAGCCGCCCGCAGCAGCGCGCCTCCCGTGCCAGCccacctcgcctcggcccagcccagccccgcgccgttcccctgctcgccgcGCGCCCACGCGCCGACCGCGGCAGAGACattccgccgcgtggcgaccatgtgccggcgtcgcccgccgcgcggcagccgcggcctgacaccgcgcccacgcgcctgccttcacctgctggtgcccgTGCGCTCGCTCACTCGCGCTCGCgcttcctctcctcccctccagagccgagagctcgagctctgccgctcgccgcgcccgcagctccaCCGGCGTCGAACTCCCGCACCACCACGCCATTCCTCGATTCCTCGCgcccgcaactccgcctcgccctccttcaagCTGCGCTCgagcttgcgccgccttccgagcacaggtcgagcccCCCCGCgtctcgccaccgacggccatggcgccgccgtgctcggccgccatggaaaccgtcttccttctcctctccagcctcgcctagctaccctaccgtgCTCGCCTTCTCCTCGCACATCCCGTGCGCTCACCGGTTcgccctgccgtggccggagatggccgccggccgctggccgagccgcgctgcCGCGCCAGCGCGCACACCGGCGAGGCACTCTGCCTCCGCCTGCTAG